A window from Azoarcus sp. DD4 encodes these proteins:
- a CDS encoding group III truncated hemoglobin: MTELTEQHIVNLVHTFYGRARQHPSLGPLFNAAVSDWDHHLGIVADFWSNSLLHTNRYKGHAFPVHMNLPIKREHFGQWLELFREAANETLPEDAARAAIGRAEFMAESFRAGLFALDPPSPRTPG; this comes from the coding sequence ATGACCGAGCTGACCGAACAACACATCGTCAACCTGGTGCACACCTTCTACGGCCGCGCCCGCCAGCACCCCAGCCTGGGGCCGCTGTTCAACGCCGCGGTGAGCGACTGGGACCACCACCTCGGCATCGTTGCCGACTTCTGGTCCAACAGCCTGCTGCACACCAATCGCTACAAGGGCCACGCCTTTCCGGTGCACATGAACCTGCCGATCAAGCGCGAACATTTCGGCCAGTGGTTGGAGCTGTTCCGCGAGGCTGCCAACGAGACCCTGCCGGAAGATGCGGCGCGCGCCGCCATCGGCCGCGCCGAATTCATGGCCGAGAGCTTTCGCGCCGGGCTGTTCGCGCTCGACCCGCCGAGCCCGCGTACGCCCGGCTGA
- a CDS encoding MFS transporter, translated as MLRALNQPGLWLITLSAAGILMVTMGVRQSTGLFVSPLNTATGLGIASISFALAIAQFAWGAVQPVAGAVADRWGPAPVLVGGIVLLALGTALTPFMDSSLGLIFTLGLLSAIGSGAGSFSVLIGAAAQRLPLEARGAASGVVNAGGSFGQFVFAPITQKLIQGVGWMGAMWGLALLTLAALPLVKKLVPPGSHRHHAATDGGLPQMLRRAAGDRSYFLLHLGFFTCGFHIAFLVTHLPGEVALCGLPPDVASWSLAIIGLANIAGSIYAGSCVARYRSKHILFWMYASRAVLVALYLMAPKTALTFYLFAAGLGFTWLATVPPTAAIVGKLFGVRYLGTLFGLTLLSHQIGGFLGAWLGGIAITVRGDYTWMWYADIALAAAAAVVNLPIREAPVGTAPAAA; from the coding sequence ATGCTGCGTGCCCTGAACCAACCCGGACTGTGGCTCATCACACTGTCGGCCGCCGGCATCCTGATGGTGACGATGGGCGTGCGCCAATCCACCGGCCTCTTCGTGTCGCCGCTCAACACAGCCACCGGCCTCGGCATCGCCTCGATCAGCTTCGCGCTGGCGATCGCGCAGTTCGCCTGGGGTGCGGTGCAACCGGTGGCCGGCGCGGTGGCCGACCGCTGGGGTCCGGCACCGGTGCTGGTCGGCGGCATCGTGCTGCTGGCGCTCGGCACCGCGCTCACCCCCTTCATGGACAGCAGCCTGGGGCTGATCTTCACGCTCGGCCTGCTGTCGGCCATCGGCTCGGGCGCCGGCAGCTTCTCGGTGCTGATCGGCGCCGCCGCCCAGCGCCTGCCGCTGGAAGCGCGCGGTGCGGCATCCGGCGTGGTCAATGCCGGCGGCTCCTTCGGCCAGTTCGTGTTCGCGCCCATCACCCAGAAGCTGATCCAGGGCGTGGGCTGGATGGGGGCGATGTGGGGGCTGGCGCTGCTCACCCTGGCGGCGCTGCCGCTGGTGAAGAAGCTGGTGCCGCCCGGCAGCCATCGCCACCATGCAGCCACCGACGGCGGGCTGCCGCAGATGCTGCGCCGCGCCGCTGGCGACCGCAGCTACTTTCTGCTGCATCTGGGCTTCTTCACTTGCGGCTTCCACATCGCCTTCCTGGTCACCCACCTGCCGGGCGAAGTGGCGCTGTGCGGCCTGCCGCCCGACGTGGCCAGCTGGTCGCTCGCCATCATCGGCCTGGCCAACATCGCCGGCAGCATCTACGCCGGCAGCTGCGTCGCGCGTTACCGCAGCAAGCACATCCTGTTCTGGATGTACGCCTCGCGTGCGGTGCTGGTGGCGCTCTACCTGATGGCGCCCAAGACCGCGCTCACCTTCTATCTGTTCGCCGCCGGACTGGGTTTCACCTGGCTGGCCACGGTGCCGCCCACCGCCGCCATCGTCGGCAAGCTGTTCGGCGTGCGCTACCTCGGCACCCTGTTCGGCCTCACCCTCCTGAGCCACCAGATCGGCGGCTTCCTCGGCGCCTGGCTGGGCGGCATCGCCATCACGGTGCGGGGCGACTACACATGGATGTGGTACGCCGACATCGCGCTCGCCGCCGCCGCCGCGGTGGTCAACCTGCCCATCCGCGAGGCGCCGGTCGGCACCGCCCCTGCCGCGGCCTGA
- a CDS encoding peptide chain release factor 3 → MAVLPLSSTPFPPELLRDVDKRRTFAIISHPDAGKTTLTEKLLLFGGAIQLAGTVKARKSARHATSDWMEVEKQRGISVTSSVMQFEYQGHTINLLDTPGHEDFSEDTYRVLTAVDAAVMVIDAAKGVEAQTIKLLEVCRLRNTPIITFVNKMDREVREPFELLAEIEDVLKISCAPVTWPIGMGKAFRGVYHLLQDQVLTFTPGEERRTDAEVLSGIGNPELDARYPMEIGQVRDDVALLNDASPPFDLDEFLAGKQSPVFFGSGINNFGVQEILQALIDWAPPPQPRDAGSRMVQPAEPAFTGFVFKIQANMDPKHRDRIAFFRICSGRYSSGMKVKHVRAGRDMKLANALTFMANERVLKEDGVAGDIIGIHNHGQLQIGDTLTEGEVLGFKGIPYFSPEMFRAARLRDPLKSKQLQKGLQELGEEGAIQVFEQEGGQMLLGAVGQLQFEVVAQRLKDEYKVDAIFESADIHTARWLTFPDELTRRNFEREQALRLGKDVDGNVVYLASSRYNLAVTMEKWPKVGFHATREHGQVIG, encoded by the coding sequence ATGGCCGTTCTTCCCTTGTCCTCCACGCCCTTTCCGCCCGAACTCCTGCGCGACGTCGACAAACGCCGTACCTTCGCCATCATTTCCCACCCCGACGCCGGCAAGACCACGCTGACCGAAAAGCTGCTGCTGTTCGGCGGCGCAATCCAGCTCGCCGGCACGGTGAAGGCACGCAAATCCGCCCGCCATGCCACCTCCGACTGGATGGAAGTCGAAAAGCAGCGCGGCATCTCGGTTACCAGTTCGGTGATGCAGTTCGAGTACCAGGGCCACACCATCAACCTGCTCGACACCCCGGGCCACGAGGACTTCTCCGAAGACACCTACCGCGTGCTCACCGCGGTGGACGCGGCGGTGATGGTGATCGACGCCGCCAAGGGCGTGGAAGCCCAGACCATCAAGCTGCTCGAGGTCTGCCGCCTGCGCAACACGCCCATCATCACCTTCGTGAACAAGATGGACCGCGAGGTGCGCGAACCCTTCGAGCTGCTCGCCGAGATCGAGGACGTGCTCAAGATCAGCTGCGCCCCGGTCACCTGGCCGATCGGCATGGGCAAGGCTTTCCGCGGCGTCTATCACCTGCTGCAGGACCAGGTGCTGACCTTCACCCCCGGTGAGGAACGCCGCACCGACGCCGAAGTGCTGTCCGGCATCGGGAACCCCGAACTCGACGCCCGCTACCCAATGGAAATCGGCCAGGTGCGCGACGACGTCGCCCTGCTCAACGACGCCTCGCCGCCCTTCGACCTCGACGAATTCCTCGCCGGCAAGCAGAGCCCGGTGTTCTTCGGTTCCGGTATCAACAACTTCGGCGTGCAGGAGATCCTGCAGGCGCTGATCGACTGGGCGCCGCCGCCGCAGCCGCGCGACGCCGGCAGCCGCATGGTGCAGCCCGCCGAGCCCGCCTTCACCGGTTTCGTGTTCAAGATCCAGGCCAACATGGACCCGAAGCACCGCGACCGCATCGCCTTCTTCCGCATCTGCTCCGGCCGCTACAGCTCGGGCATGAAGGTCAAGCACGTGCGCGCCGGCCGCGACATGAAGCTGGCCAATGCGCTCACCTTCATGGCCAATGAGCGGGTGCTGAAGGAAGACGGCGTCGCCGGCGACATCATCGGCATCCACAACCACGGTCAGCTGCAGATCGGCGACACCCTGACCGAGGGCGAAGTGCTCGGCTTCAAGGGCATTCCCTACTTCTCGCCGGAAATGTTCCGCGCTGCGCGTCTGCGCGACCCGCTCAAATCCAAGCAGTTGCAGAAGGGTTTGCAGGAGTTGGGCGAGGAAGGCGCGATCCAGGTGTTCGAGCAGGAAGGCGGGCAAATGCTGCTCGGCGCGGTCGGCCAGCTGCAGTTCGAGGTCGTCGCCCAGCGCCTCAAGGACGAGTACAAGGTCGATGCCATCTTCGAATCGGCCGACATCCACACCGCGCGCTGGCTGACCTTCCCCGATGAACTCACCCGCCGCAACTTCGAGCGCGAACAGGCCCTGCGCCTGGGCAAGGACGTCGATGGCAACGTGGTCTACCTCGCCAGCAGCCGCTACAACCTGGCGGTGACGATGGAAAAATGGCCCAAGGTGGGCTTTCACGCCACCCGCGAGCACGGCCAGGTGATCGGCTGA
- a CDS encoding TIGR02281 family clan AA aspartic protease: MNAPEHAATHRMGRIMAWLAALALLGVLWLFFEGQLERRNNPNRGLVATPGSATELVLKRNRAGHYVAPGTINGQPVTFLLDTGATQVSVPARLGAELGLRAGTPAQVSTANGSVTVRLTVIDELGLGPFLARQVRGHLNPGMDHDDQILLGMSVLKHLEFTQRGDTLVLRAPAP, from the coding sequence ATGAACGCCCCCGAGCACGCCGCCACCCACCGCATGGGCCGCATCATGGCCTGGCTGGCGGCGCTGGCGCTGCTCGGCGTGCTGTGGCTGTTCTTCGAAGGCCAGCTGGAACGCCGCAACAATCCCAACCGCGGCCTTGTCGCCACGCCCGGCTCGGCCACCGAGCTGGTGCTCAAGCGCAACCGCGCCGGCCATTACGTGGCGCCGGGCACCATCAACGGCCAGCCCGTCACCTTCCTGCTCGACACCGGCGCCACCCAGGTGTCGGTACCCGCCCGGCTCGGCGCCGAACTCGGCTTGCGCGCCGGCACGCCGGCGCAGGTCTCCACCGCCAACGGCAGCGTCACCGTGCGGCTGACGGTGATAGACGAACTCGGCCTCGGGCCCTTCCTCGCCCGCCAGGTGCGCGGCCATCTCAACCCCGGCATGGACCACGACGACCAGATCCTGCTCGGCATGAGCGTGCTCAAGCACCTCGAATTCACCCAGCGCGGCGACACCCTCGTCCTGCGCGCGCCAGCGCCCTGA
- a CDS encoding alpha/beta hydrolase — MKPAGRSWRRLRCGTVLVGMGLAGLSPPAAVAGPLLDRLMEARTAADQGGGAGAMPALPAGVRLLRELPYGEDARQRMDVYLPPGLGSGRAPLLVMVHGGGWRVGDKAMSAVVANKLAHWLPRGYILVSVNYRLLPATAPLEQARDLAAALARAQALAPSWGGDPAAVVLMGHSAGAHLVALLAADPAFARDAGAQPWLGTIALDSAALDLPGIMEAPHPSLYDRAFGQDPAAWRAVSPYHRVAGTTRPLLLVCSSRRALACAQADRFASRVGSLGGRAEVLRQPLSHGEINRRLGEPGAYTAAVEAFIATLRRGG, encoded by the coding sequence ATGAAGCCTGCGGGAAGATCCTGGCGCCGCCTGCGATGCGGCACGGTGCTGGTCGGCATGGGGCTGGCCGGCTTGTCGCCGCCGGCCGCGGTGGCCGGTCCGCTGCTCGACAGGCTGATGGAAGCCCGCACGGCCGCGGATCAGGGTGGCGGAGCCGGTGCGATGCCTGCCCTCCCGGCGGGGGTACGCCTGTTGCGCGAACTGCCCTATGGCGAAGACGCACGTCAGCGCATGGATGTCTATCTGCCGCCGGGGCTGGGTTCGGGCCGGGCGCCGCTGCTGGTCATGGTGCATGGTGGCGGCTGGCGGGTCGGCGACAAGGCGATGTCGGCCGTGGTGGCGAACAAGCTCGCTCACTGGCTGCCGCGCGGCTACATCCTGGTGTCGGTCAACTACCGGCTGTTGCCTGCCACGGCGCCGCTGGAGCAGGCGCGCGACCTTGCCGCGGCGCTGGCCCGGGCGCAGGCGCTGGCACCGTCCTGGGGCGGAGATCCGGCAGCTGTCGTGCTGATGGGTCATTCCGCTGGAGCCCATCTGGTGGCGCTGCTGGCGGCGGATCCGGCCTTCGCCCGCGACGCCGGTGCGCAGCCCTGGCTGGGCACGATCGCGCTCGACAGCGCGGCGCTGGACCTGCCGGGCATCATGGAGGCGCCGCACCCGTCCTTGTACGACCGCGCATTCGGGCAGGACCCGGCAGCGTGGCGGGCGGTTTCGCCCTATCACCGGGTTGCCGGGACGACGCGGCCGTTGCTGCTGGTGTGTTCCAGCCGGCGCGCGCTGGCGTGCGCACAGGCCGACCGCTTCGCCAGCCGGGTCGGCAGCCTGGGCGGGCGTGCGGAGGTATTGCGGCAGCCGCTGTCGCACGGCGAGATCAACCGTCGATTGGGCGAGCCCGGGGCCTATACCGCGGCGGTGGAGGCCTTCATCGCCACGCTGCGGCGCGGCGGCTGA
- a CDS encoding recombination-associated protein RdgC encodes MWFKNLQIYRVPAGWDIGLERLEEQLAKKRFQPCGSQDMESRGWVSPTADDVLVHQVGGQWLIALGVEAKLLPSSVVKEVADERAEEIAEQQGYKLGRKQLKDLREQIQQELLPRAFSRRRRVHAWIDPVGGWLVVDASSPARAEDVLEFLRQTLDSFPLAILRTERSPTSAMADWLAGGEAPAGFTIDQDCELRSVTEEKAAVRYVRHTLEGDEVKGHLEAGKLPTRLAMTFDDRVSFMLTEKLEIKRLDFLDVVRDQIDGQGEDAIAVFNAEFALMTGELQKLLPAVVEALGGEQAVPEVAPAMTAFAATPAAALAADDPPF; translated from the coding sequence ATGTGGTTCAAGAATCTGCAGATCTATCGCGTTCCCGCCGGCTGGGACATTGGCCTCGAACGGCTGGAGGAGCAACTGGCGAAGAAGCGTTTCCAGCCCTGCGGCAGCCAGGATATGGAGAGCCGTGGCTGGGTCTCGCCCACCGCTGACGACGTCCTGGTGCACCAGGTCGGCGGCCAGTGGCTGATCGCGCTCGGTGTCGAGGCCAAGCTGCTGCCCTCGTCGGTGGTCAAGGAGGTCGCCGACGAGCGCGCCGAGGAAATCGCCGAGCAGCAGGGCTACAAGCTCGGCCGCAAGCAGCTGAAGGATCTGCGCGAGCAGATCCAGCAGGAGCTGCTGCCGCGCGCCTTCAGCCGCCGTCGTCGCGTCCATGCCTGGATCGACCCGGTGGGCGGCTGGCTGGTGGTCGATGCCTCCAGCCCGGCCCGCGCCGAAGACGTGCTCGAATTCCTGCGCCAGACGCTGGACAGTTTCCCGCTGGCCATCCTGCGCACCGAACGTTCGCCGACCTCGGCGATGGCCGACTGGCTGGCCGGCGGCGAAGCGCCGGCCGGTTTCACCATCGACCAGGATTGCGAACTGCGCTCGGTCACCGAGGAAAAGGCGGCGGTGCGCTACGTGCGCCACACCCTCGAGGGCGACGAGGTCAAGGGCCATCTGGAAGCCGGCAAGCTGCCGACGCGGCTGGCGATGACCTTCGACGACCGCGTCAGCTTCATGCTGACCGAAAAGCTGGAGATCAAGCGGCTGGACTTCCTCGACGTCGTGCGCGACCAGATCGACGGTCAGGGCGAGGACGCGATCGCGGTCTTCAACGCGGAATTTGCGCTGATGACCGGCGAACTGCAGAAGCTGTTGCCGGCCGTGGTCGAGGCACTGGGGGGCGAGCAGGCAGTACCGGAAGTGGCACCGGCGATGACCGCCTTCGCGGCAACACCGGCTGCTGCCCTTGCTGCAGACGATCCCCCTTTCTGA
- a CDS encoding SRPBCC family protein produces MRFEHLVEVNDLADPNANLLTREELWFGLLCRAEDARPFLPGLEACRIIERTDTELVRDLHFGQAVIRDRVRFRELEWISFESEATAEHAGGSLTIRIEEPQAGALFLRFVYTTSLSETTGSEDATYADIVRSAYHQSDLDTLKVIRMIAESGRLQ; encoded by the coding sequence TTGAGATTCGAACACCTGGTCGAGGTCAACGACCTCGCCGACCCCAACGCCAACCTGCTGACGCGCGAGGAACTCTGGTTCGGCCTGCTGTGCCGCGCCGAGGACGCCCGCCCCTTCCTGCCCGGCCTGGAAGCCTGCCGCATCATCGAGCGCACCGACACCGAGCTGGTGCGCGACCTGCATTTCGGCCAGGCGGTGATCCGCGACCGCGTGCGCTTCCGCGAACTCGAGTGGATCAGCTTCGAATCGGAAGCGACCGCCGAACATGCCGGCGGCAGTCTGACGATACGCATCGAGGAACCGCAGGCCGGCGCCCTCTTCCTGCGTTTCGTCTACACCACCAGCCTGTCCGAAACGACCGGCAGCGAGGACGCCACCTATGCCGACATCGTGCGTTCGGCCTACCATCAGTCCGATCTGGACACCCTCAAGGTCATCCGCATGATCGCCGAATCCGGGCGTCTGCAATAA
- a CDS encoding 16S rRNA pseudouridine(516) synthase produces the protein MPAMQIERLLHAQGFGSRKECRALIRAGYISVAGVPCENPAAEFDPGSTDGRPGLEFSVDGQPWRFRAQAYLMLHKPAGYECSHKPTFHPSIFRLLPPQMLTRGVQCIGRLDQDTTGLLLLSDDGQFIHQWSSGKKRTPKVYEVTLKHAASAELIAALLAGVELHDEPEPIAAAACVATGSHTLDLTICEGKYHQVKRMVAAAGNRVEALHRSRVGGLALDPALASGEWRWLEAEDLARLADFPPEGS, from the coding sequence ATGCCGGCCATGCAGATCGAACGACTTCTCCACGCTCAGGGATTCGGCAGCCGCAAGGAATGCCGTGCCCTCATCCGTGCCGGCTACATCAGCGTTGCCGGCGTCCCTTGCGAAAATCCCGCGGCCGAATTCGACCCGGGCAGCACCGACGGCCGCCCCGGTCTCGAATTCAGCGTCGACGGCCAGCCCTGGCGGTTCCGTGCGCAGGCCTACCTGATGCTGCACAAGCCGGCCGGCTACGAGTGTTCGCACAAGCCGACCTTCCACCCCTCGATATTCCGCCTGCTGCCGCCGCAGATGCTGACGCGCGGCGTGCAGTGCATAGGCCGGCTCGACCAGGACACCACAGGCCTACTGCTGCTGTCGGACGACGGCCAGTTCATCCACCAGTGGAGCTCGGGCAAGAAGCGCACGCCCAAGGTCTATGAGGTGACGCTCAAGCATGCGGCCAGCGCCGAACTCATCGCCGCCTTGCTCGCCGGGGTGGAATTGCACGACGAACCTGAACCCATCGCGGCAGCCGCCTGCGTGGCCACCGGCAGTCACACTCTGGATCTCACCATCTGCGAAGGCAAGTACCACCAGGTGAAGCGCATGGTCGCGGCTGCCGGCAATCGCGTCGAGGCGCTGCATCGCAGCCGTGTCGGTGGCCTGGCGTTGGATCCGGCACTGGCGTCGGGCGAATGGCGCTGGCTCGAAGCCGAGGACCTTGCGCGGCTGGCCGATTTTCCGCCCGAGGGCAGTTGA
- the earP gene encoding elongation factor P maturation arginine rhamnosyltransferase EarP, translating to MKPAAAVSRPDWEIFCKVVDNYGDIGVCWRLARALAAGAGFSVRLWVDDWAAFARLCPDLAGADGEVCRGGIEVRRWTDPLPEVEPAAVVIEAFACDLPDVHLRAMAAQPLAPVWINLEYLSAEGWVAGCHRLASPHPALPLVKHFFFPGFDADTGGLIRETGLLAERDAFRAGDGRAAWFAAQGMALPSPDTLVVSLFAYEQPALAELVAAWAQGERPVLLLVPEGRVLGDLAAAVGMDGLAPGARLQRGQLALAVLPFTDQAGYDRLLWACDLNFVRGEDSFVRAQWAAHPFVWQIYLQDGDAHVDKLDAFVARWCAGLEAPAAAALRRFWSAWNGAGGIAAAWPDFAAVLPALAAHARDWCGRLAAQDDLVMRLTQFCNHIRAVKR from the coding sequence ATGAAGCCCGCCGCCGCCGTTTCCCGTCCCGATTGGGAGATCTTCTGCAAGGTTGTGGATAACTATGGGGATATCGGCGTCTGCTGGCGACTTGCCCGCGCGCTGGCCGCCGGGGCAGGCTTTTCGGTGAGGCTGTGGGTGGACGACTGGGCGGCCTTCGCCCGCCTCTGTCCGGACCTCGCCGGCGCGGACGGCGAGGTCTGCCGCGGCGGGATAGAAGTCCGGCGATGGACGGATCCCCTTCCTGAAGTCGAACCGGCGGCGGTGGTGATCGAAGCCTTCGCCTGCGACCTGCCGGACGTGCACCTGCGGGCGATGGCGGCGCAGCCGCTGGCGCCGGTGTGGATCAACCTCGAATACCTGTCGGCCGAGGGTTGGGTGGCCGGCTGTCACCGGCTGGCCTCGCCCCATCCGGCATTGCCGCTGGTGAAGCACTTCTTCTTCCCCGGCTTCGATGCCGATACCGGCGGCCTGATACGCGAAACCGGCCTGCTGGCCGAGCGCGACGCCTTCCGCGCAGGCGATGGCCGCGCGGCCTGGTTCGCCGCTCAGGGTATGGCGCTGCCGTCGCCCGACACCCTGGTGGTGTCGCTGTTCGCCTACGAGCAGCCGGCGCTGGCCGAACTGGTGGCGGCCTGGGCGCAGGGCGAACGGCCGGTGTTGCTGCTGGTGCCGGAGGGCCGGGTGCTGGGCGACCTGGCCGCCGCGGTCGGGATGGATGGGCTGGCGCCGGGCGCGCGACTGCAACGCGGGCAGCTCGCGCTCGCGGTGCTGCCCTTCACCGACCAGGCCGGCTACGACCGCCTGCTGTGGGCCTGCGATCTCAACTTCGTGCGCGGCGAGGATTCCTTCGTGCGGGCGCAGTGGGCGGCTCACCCTTTCGTCTGGCAGATCTACCTGCAGGACGGCGACGCCCATGTCGACAAGCTCGATGCCTTCGTCGCGCGCTGGTGCGCAGGACTGGAAGCGCCGGCGGCCGCGGCATTGCGCCGTTTCTGGTCGGCCTGGAACGGCGCTGGCGGGATCGCCGCGGCCTGGCCGGATTTCGCTGCCGTGCTGCCGGCGCTTGCTGCCCATGCCCGCGACTGGTGCGGACGCCTCGCTGCGCAGGACGATCTCGTGATGCGCCTGACGCAATTCTGCAACCACATCCGCGCCGTTAAGCGGTAG
- the efp gene encoding elongation factor P produces the protein MKTAQELRSGNVIMVGSDPLVVQKAEYNKSGRNAAVVKMKLKNLLTGAPSESVYKADDKFEVVQLDRKEVTYSYFADPMYVFMDADYEQFEVEADNMTDALKYLEDGLQCEVVFYNGKAISVELPTTVVREVVYTEPAVKGDTSGKVMKPAKITTGFELPVPAFVEIGDKIEIDTRTDEYKNRVK, from the coding sequence ATGAAAACCGCACAGGAACTCCGCTCCGGCAACGTCATCATGGTCGGCAGCGACCCGCTGGTGGTCCAGAAGGCCGAATACAACAAGTCCGGCCGCAACGCTGCGGTCGTGAAGATGAAGCTCAAGAACCTGCTCACCGGCGCGCCGTCCGAATCGGTGTACAAGGCCGACGACAAGTTCGAAGTCGTGCAGCTCGATCGCAAGGAAGTGACCTACTCCTACTTCGCCGATCCGATGTACGTGTTCATGGACGCCGACTACGAGCAGTTCGAGGTCGAAGCCGATAACATGACCGACGCGCTCAAGTACCTTGAAGACGGCCTGCAGTGCGAAGTGGTGTTCTACAACGGCAAGGCGATCTCGGTCGAACTGCCGACCACCGTGGTGCGCGAAGTGGTCTACACCGAACCCGCAGTCAAGGGCGACACCTCCGGCAAGGTCATGAAGCCGGCCAAGATCACCACCGGTTTCGAGCTGCCGGTGCCGGCCTTCGTGGAAATCGGCGACAAGATCGAAATCGACACCCGTACCGACGAGTACAAGAACCGCGTCAAGTAA